The Fulvia fulva chromosome 1, complete sequence region GACTATCGCGTTCTCCGACAAGGCGAAGACTTTCACTGCCCAGGGCTCAGACGCCGGGTACAAGGATGTTGGTGTCCGCTTCAAGCTGTCCTGGGGTGACATTGGTGCATTGCCGCTCAAGCGAGCCTTGAACAAAAGAGAGGTAAGGTCCAGATCGAGTCTCCGTCACGTCCATGAACACTGTGCTAATCGTCCTCCTTTGTAGATGTTTGAACCTCACCCCTACATGAGCGAGGCACTTTGGATGTCAGCTTCGAGTTCAGTCAGTATCTGGACAGATACCTCGGCGTAGCCTGTGATGCGCCATGGGACCACGCCGTACAACTTGCAAAGTTCGGCAAGGAAGATAAGGCTTGGCAGAAAGGCGAGCTGAAGAAGCCTACGTCCAAGATTACAGGCCCTGGAGCTTCGAAGGGCAAAATGACCGGCGGCGTAGACTACGGTATGGGGCTCTACTGTGTCGAATGTGGTTTCGGCGGTGGCGCGACCATCTACGGAACAATGGATGTGAGCATCCTCTCCTTTAGCGTGGATACGCTCGAGGCAGGCTTCAACATGCATCTTATCGTTGGACTCAATCTTGGTATGGAGGCGTGTGTCCAGTATGAGAAGATTTACACCAAGGAATTGGCCCGCATCAACCTGGCTGGATGGAAGATTCCCCTTCTTGCCGACATTGGACCCTTCATCAGTCTAAGTGCTCAGGCTGGCATGAAGGTGAAGGCGACAGGCTCACTATTAGTTGTTTCGCAGAAAAAGGTGAGGACCCTCTCTAGATCTGCATATTGTAGTGGCTTATATATCCAACTCTATTGATTGGTGCTAATGTTGCATGGGATAACGTCCAGGTGAACCTCAACTTCCTCGACTCAAGCCGAAGCTATAGCAGAGGCTGGACGCCCAGGTTCGTCCCACGGGCCGAAGTCCAGGGGCAACTAAGCGCCGAAGCATCTCTCGGTCTTCCTCTGAAGATGGGACTCGGAGTTAAACATTCTCTCCGGTGTCTGGGAAGCTGACGCCTCCATCGTGGATACGCCACAGATGGTCGCCGAAGGCAAATTCGTCACCTCGGCCGCCATCAGCAAAGACGGCAAAGCTGTACCCGACTTCAACGGCGGCTGCTATGGCATCGCCTGGAACATCCACTTCGAGAACACTCTGCAAGCTGTGTTCCAAGGGGAATATATCGGCTCCAAGGTCTTTGATCTCATCAAGCCCTATGAGAGCGACCCCATCGCACAGGGATGCATCGGATACCAGGATTCGGGCATCGATGATGGTCTTCCAAAAGTCGAGCCCAAGGATCAAGGACAGGGCACAGGTCTGGGAGGCAATGGCTTGAATAGCGGCGGCTCCGGTCTCTCAGGCGGAGGTTCCAGCGGTAGCAAAGGTGCAGCAAAAGGAGCAACAACAACAAGTGCAGCACCGGTTCCAACAGGAGTCCTAGGGAGCCCTCGACCGAAGTGCACACCAGGTCAAGTGCTCGATAACCCCTCGAAACCAGGCAGTGCGATATGTTCGAGGTACGTCACCTCGTCTGAGCTGGCTTGGAGCAACCGGCCGAAGATCTACCAAGACTACGACTCGCCAAGTGCGGCTGCATGCGGTGCGGATTGCTTGGGCGTGAAAGGCTGCGTTGCCTACGGTTATACCAGTAAGGGAAAATGCGCACTATTGAACAAGTTAACAAGGGAGATTGCAACGGTCGGGTCGAGAGGTTCACCCGATTGGCAGTTCTGGGATGCGTCTTGCATCAAGATTAGTACTTGTCCATAGCATAGCGTAGCATGTATTTGACGGCCTGAAATGATGAGCGTGTGCCTGTTCAATACTACCTTTCCGATGGCTGCGCTTCGTCAACACCGACAAAATCAACGATGCGACGTTGAACGAGCAGGCCCCAGCAATATGTAGTACGCCTCGCCGCCTCATTGGTACAGCTGAGCTCGAGGCGGTGGCCGCTTGCTGCAAGCATCGTGGTCCTCTGATAGACATGCTGCACCTGTTTCGACGACAACTTATGAACAGCCGGTCAGCGCCTCTACGCTCAGCAGTACGTCCCAAGACATCTTGCATCAGCGGCCGACGATCATCTCGAAGCTCCAGCTCCAGCTCCTGTCTCAGAACTTCATCTTCCATCCTCCATCTTGATCTTCAACTGTATTGCCTCCCACCCTCTCTTCACAACATCAGCCATAAGGCTCCCCTTCAACTTCGTCACAGCCTCCTCAACAGGCACAAGCTCACTGGCATAAAGCGCCTCTTCTTCATCCACACCAGTACCCTCGTGTCTAACAGGCTCATAGACCCTCCTCTTTCCCTCTTCATCCACCACACTCTCCATTTCAATCCTCTCCCTGATCGTCAAATCCACAGGAAACGGCGGCGGAGGCTTGTATCCACTCCTGGAATCTCCCTCCGCCCACAGCTCAACATCAACAGGAACAGTTTCGCCCACGAACCAAAACAACAAATACTGCCTCTTACTACCCGCCCTCAGCGGCACCATCTGCGTCCAAAGCGGCTCTTTTACGAATGCTCGTTCTTTCTCGCTTGCTTCCTCATCCTCAGTCTGCCCATGCTCGATCGGTAACGCCAGCACTCGATTCCTGTAGCCACTTTCTTCGTATCCTTCCCGCTCTGCTGCGTTCAAGATGTCTTCGTGGACATTCTTCCTTCCCTTGGGCAGGAAATGGTATTTGTCGCGGGTGTGGTAGCAGAGAACTACGCGAGCAGTCGCGAGGTGGAAGATGGCGATGCCGCCGGAGATGGTGAGGTTCTCGGAGGAGATGTTGGCGGTTGCTGGTGGGGTGGATCGCGGTGGCATTATGGTGGTGGTATTACGTCGGGAGGCATTGTTAGAGGAGGTGTGAGAGGCTGAGTGCAGAAATATGGAAAAGAGTAGTGAATGCTGCAGATAATGTCGATGAGAAGTGGGAGGTCCAAGATGTGATCAACACCCCACTTGCAGGCATCGGAAAGAGCTCCGTTGTTCGTGAAAGCCAAAGCGCGATCTACAAGGGGCGTGAAGGCAGTTGATAGTAGACGAATACAATGTGGAAAGATCCTGTGAGCTTCAGTCTGTCTATTGATTTGGGGTATCATCGTTCATTCGTATTGTCGCATACATGTTGTGTTCTCAGAACAACGGTTTGACTCGTGATTAGGCAGGTCCGCCAGATCTGTCGTGCCTGCTACTCGAAGGCGATGGCGGTCCTTCTCCATCTTCGTCCTTTCGCTTAGAGGACCACCAGCCACCTTTTAATAGGTCTGAGAACAGTGCGCTGCTAGGATGCGAACTCTTTCTCCTCTGACGCGAGTTGCGTCGATTTGCTGGCATCGTACTCGATCGTGATATGACTTCGAGACCAAGAGCTTGCTCCTCATCACTCGGCTGGAGAGCTTTGCCCGAAGTAGATCGCCTTCGTCTTCGCTGACGTTGATGTTCGCTAGTTTCAGGTCTTGGTGTATCTGAGACTGACGAGCTTGGACGATCGAAAGTCCCATAACGATCATCTGAATCGCCAAGCGCTGACCAGATCGCCTTGACTTCCTTGAGCGTGGCTGCACGATGCCGACGCTTGGTAGTGTGGACATGAGTGTGTCCGGGAACATAGTTGGGAACTTTGTTCGTTGTTGAGTGACTTCGCTGAAGTGACTTCCTGATAAGGTTGGTGTGCTCATCGATCTCCCTCTCAGATTCCAGCTCGTCGTCCGTGTGCAGTGATTCCGAATCGTTCGTGTCCGTGTCTGGGTCTTCCACGAATCCCATGCCAGGAGCGAGTATGGTCTGCGGTATTTCGTTCTTCGCGTGTGGGTGTTCTTCGTTGTGATCATCTTGTAGTCGCCAGCTCAGCGCAAGTACGCCGGCCAGTAACAGTACAGTGCCGAGAGCGATCAGTCCAGCTGACAGAGATGGCAGCTTGTTCATCTGCTGGAAATAGATGAGGCCATCCAGAATGGCGACAATATTGTAGATGCAAAATACAAAAGGATAGAGAATGCTCGTCGAAATGAGCTTCAGTCCCAGGTGAAGGTAGTACAGCTGCGAAAGAGACAGTACCAGGAAAAACAGAATCAGAACCCACGGCTCCCACGATTTGAACTGATTGCTCTTATGCGAAACGCTGCGCACGATGAGCTCGACTGCACTCTTAGCTAGAAGCAGTGCGTGGGCCGAAAGAATCCCGGACACCAGGCCAAAGATCATGCCGTTTACGAGGAGGACTCTCGGACTGTCTCTCCTTGCGCCTGGTATACACTTTCGCAGGGTAAAGGTCACAACGATGGTTCCCACGGCGAACAGCAATGACAAGATGAACCAGACCAGAAAGCTAGGCTCTCCCAGCAGCACCAGAAGTTGTTTGAGCGTGTGGCTCGGCTCCGGTACAGCAGAGAAACAGCTGATCAGGACTGCGCCTGCAGCGACCAGTATTGTTCCGTATGCCGACCTCCATGTCCAAGGCTCTTTCAGAATCAAAGTCGCCAAAATGCTATTGAACACCAGTCCAGAGGCTTGCAACGTGCTCAGAAGTGGGAGTGGCAAGGCGACGATCTGTATTGTAGATCCCACGATGTTCGCGACCAGGAACAGGAACATGCCTATCTGCCATCGTCGTCGCTTGTAGGCCGGTCTGCGCTCAACATGATCCTCCTTCTCGTCCTCCAGCATGTGCGACTTGCGCTGTAGTGTCAAGCCGACCGATTGGACGCAGGTTGACAGCAAGCCCACGATGATGCCCACAGCCATGGCGGCCTTCGGGTCAATTGCAGGTAGGTCCCTCATGTTGTCGGCGACGGTGGATTGTTATGTTGGAGTGTGTCCCGTTCGCAGTGCGCTGTTGCTATCGTTCCATGGCAGGCATTACGTTCGAGCTCGACGCTGGTGGACTTGGAGATTGTCCTTTGTGGTGAATGTCGCACAAACGGTCGGTCAGGTGTACAATGGATGATGGATGCAGGCACGGTGGTGAGCGAGTGACGAAGGCTGAACCCCGGTAGTCCAGTAGTGGTGCACTGGTGGTTGTTATGACGGCGGTGGAGAGACGATCGCCTTGCCAGCGGCGAGTCCAGGTCACCTGCGATGGAAAACAACGCTAGTATCAGTTGAGCCGCAAGTGTGGCACACGTCGGGTGGCTTGGACCTTGAGACGACAACGTGCGTCAAGCTGCAGTTGCAACATTGGAGCTGTCGGTTGAACATACCATACACTCCCTGTTAATTGTACAGCTTGCGTTGAAGTGTCCCCCACCGGAAGACGACGACATCACAGCCGGCTGAAGCTGCGCACCACCCCATACAGCCCCGACAGCTCCCAACACCAACACCACCCCCAGACAGCTGCCTCAGTAGCAGCACTTCAACACCGTCACCATGTCACAGATACACGCCATGTCGGATGACCAGGTCAACACGGAGCTGCGCAAGATGACGGCCTTCATCCGGCAAGAAGCGCTGGAGAAGGCCCGCGAGATCCATCTGAAGGCAGACGAGGAGTTCAGCATCGAGAAGTCCAAGCTCGTCCGCTCCGAAACATCTCGCATCGACGAAGAGTACAAGAAGAAGTTCACACAGGCAGGCATGAGCCAGCAGATCACAAAGTCCACACTTTCCAACAAGACCAGACTGCGCATTCTCAGCGCACGACAAGAGCTCCTCGACAAGCTGTTTGAGGATGCCAACAAGAAGCTCGCTGAGAGCGCTACCAAGGACAAGGGCAAGTACGACAAGGTGCTCAAGGATCTGATTCTGGAGGGTCTTTATGCGTTCGTCAACGAGAAGAAGGTTACTCTGAGGTGTCGGAAGAAGGATGAGGATGCAGTCAAGAAGGCCGCAGAGCAGGCCAAGCAGGAGTACAAGAAGAACATGAACAACAGAGATGTCGAGATTGATGTTGATAGCAAGGAGAGAGTGCCGGAAGGATCGTCAGTTATCATTCCAATTCCCACACCATCTGTACAAGGCCATAGGCTAACTCATGTTACAGCGCTGGAGGCATCATTATCCTCAACAGCACCGGCAAGATCGACATCACCAACACCTTCGAAGAGCGACTACACCTGCTCGAGACGGATGCTCTGCCCGCTGTGAGAGCTACTCTCTTTGGCGAGAACAAGAATCGTAGATTCAAGGACTAGAGCTGTAGCATATACCAGACCGATAGCGTGGAGTTCCTGTCTCTTGTATCGATAATTGTATGAGTGGTTCATGTCGGTGG contains the following coding sequences:
- a CDS encoding V-type proton ATPase subunit E, yielding MSQIHAMSDDQVNTELRKMTAFIRQEALEKAREIHLKADEEFSIEKSKLVRSETSRIDEEYKKKFTQAGMSQQITKSTLSNKTRLRILSARQELLDKLFEDANKKLAESATKDKGKYDKVLKDLILEGLYAFVNEKKVTLRCRKKDEDAVKKAAEQAKQEYKKNMNNRDVEIDVDSKERVPEGSAGGIIILNSTGKIDITNTFEERLHLLETDALPAVRATLFGENKNRRFKD